Proteins encoded by one window of Salvia splendens isolate huo1 chromosome 7, SspV2, whole genome shotgun sequence:
- the LOC121811454 gene encoding transcription factor MYB3R-2-like, whose translation MIRARKVICTPESTKEVGFASYSSFSDSSSDAVTPRSSSDSGLSVRGCSHPTKRSSQAGWTDDEDKRLTEVVQKFNAKNWKKISECMPGRTDVQCLHRWQKVLNPDLRKSPWTKEEDDRVTEFVVKYGSKKWSFIANFVHGRNGKQCRERWHNHLDPAIKKDAWTKEEEETLRHYHHLLGNKWAEIAKFLPGRTDNAIKNHWNCSVKKRPDINSPPILAMESQGRSYLNIFNNEEEKLRAESGTIPPNPDQKVTQKSDGYCSTIMAFGDTRFPADHVQAKPALLDSCRSYENVSTNGVHFGSPPTSISGSCFNGSCNKVGSYNQSTNLLNNVREDALDSLPTNANTFTSTQMSRDSTCVTDGSCDFSPVDTVLSLSVRGYADNSKKTRKRSRICQSPLLADEGSGLSCYDLSRPNGSDIKTEHAGHQLVSSYPINLSLSISSPESILKSSAISYRNAPSIIRRKTYREAASGICSSTFSTSMDAADCSNLTSERGCLPCHDTGCGSSVIGQAVERRLKHAFDLEWDLSSVKCYTPGSSQLKSDKKIILAP comes from the exons ATGATCCGAGCAAGAAAGGTAATATGTACACCAGAGTCAACAAAAGAAGTTGGATTTGCTTCATATTCATCATTTTCTGACAGCAGTTCTGATGCTGTGACTCCAAGATCTTCTTCTGATTCTGG CTTAAGTGTCCGGGGATGTTCCCATCCAACCAAACGTTCATCCCAAGCAGGCTGGACGGACGATGAG GATAAGAGGCTTACTGAAGTAGTGCAGAAGTTCAATGCCAAGAACTGGAAAAAAATAT CTGAATGCATGCCTGGAAGAACAGATGTTCAGTGCTTGCACCGTTGGCAGAAGGTTTTGAACCCAGACCTCAGAAAAAGCCCTTGGACAAAGGAG GAGGATGATCGTGTTACTGAGTTTGTTGTGAAGTATGGTAGTAAGAAATGGTCATTTATTGCAAACTTTGTACATGGTCGAAATGGAAAGCAGTGTCGCGAAAG GTGGCATAATCACTTGGATCCGGCAATCAAGAAAGATGCATGGACGAAAGAGGAGGAAGAAACTTTAAGGCACTACCATCACCTACTTGGTAACAAATGGGCAGAAATCGCGAAGTTTCTCCCTGGAAG GACTGACAATGCTATAAAAAATCACTGGAATTGCTCGGTTAAGAAGAGGCCTGATATTAATTCGCCTCCTATTTTGGCAATGGAATCGCAGGGAAGATCATATCTGAATATCTTCAATAATGAAGAAGAAAAACTGCGAGCTGAAAGTGGTACAATACCGCCTAATCCAGACCAGAAGGTCACTCAGAAGAGTGATGGTTACTGTTCTACAATCATGGCCTTTGGCGATACGAGATTTCCTGCTGATCATGTACAGGCAAAACCTGCACTGCTGGATTCATGCAGATCTTATGAGAATGTGAGTACAAACGGTGTTCATTTTGGTTCCCCGCCCACCAGTATAAGTGGCAGTTGTTTCAATGGCAGCTGCAATAAAGTCGGATCCTATAACCAGTCAACCAACTTGTTGAATAATGTTAGAGAAGATGCTCTGGATAGCCTCCCTACAAATGCAAACACGTTTACATCTACCCAGATGTCTAGAGACAGTACTTGTGTAACAGATGGCAGTTGTGATTTCTCACCTGTTGATACCGTTTTAAGTCTCTCAGTGCGTGGATACGCTGACAATAGTAAAAAGACCAGAAAAAGAAGCAGGATCTGTCAATCACCTCTATTGGCTGATGAGGGGAGTGGATTGTCATGTTATGATCTATCTCGGCCGAATGGTTCTGATATTAAAACTGAACATGCTGGTCATCAGCTCGTTAGTTCCTACCCCATTAACCTGTCACTGTCTATCTCTAGTCCAGAATCCATACTGAAGAGTTCGGCTATAAGTTACAGAAATGCGCCTTCAATCATACGGAGGAAAACATATCGAGAAGCAGCTAGTGGAATTTGCTCTAGCACTTTTAGCACTTCAATGGACGCTGCTGACTGCTCAAATTTGACGAGTGAGAGAGGTTGCTTGCCTTGTCATGACACCGGATGTGGTTCATCAGTCATAGGACAAGCTGTGGAAAGACGGCTCAAACATGCATTCGATTTAGAGTGGGATTTGAGCTCTGTTAAATGTTACACTCCAGGATCATCACAACTTAAATCTGATAAAAAGATAATCTTGGCTCCCTGA